A part of Myxococcus landrumus genomic DNA contains:
- a CDS encoding CDP-alcohol phosphatidyltransferase family protein, translating into MRRQASLVLLNTLSLSRLPMAVAFIVIPDAKVRAGLVILAALSDFLDGWLARHKGLATRLGALIDPVADRAFMVTAVLVCYLDGLITLPELLLLLVRDIGTAVGFIITRLVPGLRRVELKARMLGKVVTSLQLVTLLCVLLFPPAVRPLVALIAVLSLASVVDYSRAVLRARPRGRSASRPSETAGARGTPMPSARK; encoded by the coding sequence ATGCGCCGCCAGGCGAGCCTCGTGCTGCTCAACACCTTGTCCCTGTCCCGCCTGCCCATGGCGGTGGCCTTCATCGTCATCCCCGATGCGAAGGTGCGCGCGGGGCTCGTCATCCTGGCGGCCCTCTCCGACTTCCTCGACGGATGGCTCGCGCGGCACAAGGGCCTGGCCACACGGCTGGGCGCCCTCATCGACCCGGTGGCCGACCGCGCATTCATGGTGACGGCCGTCCTCGTCTGCTACCTCGACGGACTCATCACCCTGCCGGAGCTCTTGCTGTTGCTGGTGCGGGACATCGGCACCGCGGTGGGCTTCATCATCACGCGGCTGGTGCCTGGGCTGCGGCGGGTGGAGCTCAAGGCACGGATGCTCGGCAAGGTCGTCACCTCGCTGCAACTGGTGACGCTGCTGTGTGTGCTCTTGTTCCCCCCCGCGGTGCGCCCCCTGGTCGCGCTCATCGCCGTGCTGTCGCTCGCGTCGGTGGTGGACTACTCGCGCGCGGTGCTCCGCGCTCGGCCGAGGGGACGGAGTGCCTCACGGCCCTCGGAGACGGCCGGGGCACGGGGGACGCCCATGCCCTCGGCCCGGAAGTAA
- a CDS encoding DUF4846 domain-containing protein encodes MTAPDRLPLPSSLSSRPGAKWLPRAALVALLCPGLASAGPGTSSMSAPRAVQAAVESAAPTTEVPQPRAPTRDELARYAWLAKDAKVRPLELSIPAPEGYTRVAVESGSFGEWLRGLPLRAEGTPVLHFRGGEVLPGDDARLAAVAELDIGTANLQQCADSVIRLHAEWLWSRQQREQIAYRFTSGHLASWPNYAAGDRARISGSKVTWVRSAAADSSRAAFRSYLDLVFTYAGTLSLATAKGRPTREDLRAGDFFVLGGSPGHAVLVLDVAADAGGRRVALLGQGFMPAQDFHVLSPGGELGPWFALEGDAVATPFWKPFPWTSARRFP; translated from the coding sequence ATGACCGCGCCTGACCGCCTGCCCCTCCCGTCATCCCTCTCGTCGCGCCCTGGAGCGAAGTGGCTCCCCCGCGCCGCGCTGGTGGCGCTGCTGTGTCCGGGACTCGCGAGCGCGGGTCCGGGCACGTCGAGCATGAGTGCTCCTCGCGCGGTGCAAGCGGCGGTGGAGTCGGCGGCTCCCACGACGGAAGTCCCTCAGCCCCGAGCCCCCACGCGCGACGAGCTGGCCCGCTACGCCTGGCTGGCGAAGGACGCGAAGGTTCGTCCACTGGAGCTCTCCATCCCCGCGCCGGAGGGCTACACGCGCGTGGCGGTGGAGTCGGGCTCATTCGGCGAGTGGCTGCGCGGCCTGCCCCTGCGCGCGGAGGGAACCCCCGTGCTGCACTTCCGGGGCGGAGAGGTGTTGCCCGGCGACGATGCGCGGCTGGCGGCGGTGGCGGAGCTGGACATCGGCACGGCCAACCTCCAGCAGTGCGCGGACTCCGTCATCCGCCTGCATGCGGAGTGGCTGTGGTCGCGCCAGCAGCGGGAGCAGATTGCCTATCGCTTCACGAGTGGCCACCTCGCCTCGTGGCCGAACTACGCGGCGGGGGACCGCGCGCGCATCTCAGGCTCGAAGGTGACGTGGGTGCGGAGCGCCGCGGCGGACAGCTCGAGGGCCGCGTTCCGCTCCTACCTGGACCTGGTGTTCACCTACGCGGGCACCCTGTCGCTGGCGACCGCCAAGGGCCGTCCCACGCGAGAGGACCTGCGTGCGGGTGACTTCTTCGTGCTGGGCGGAAGCCCGGGGCACGCGGTGCTGGTGTTGGACGTGGCCGCCGACGCGGGGGGCCGCCGCGTGGCGCTCTTGGGACAGGGCTTCATGCCCGCCCAGGACTTCCATGTCCTGTCTCCGGGAGGGGAGCTGGGGCCTTGGTTCGCGCTCGAGGGCGACGCGGTGGCCACGCCGTTCTGGAAGCCCTTCCCGTGGACGTCCGCGCGGCGCTTCCCGTGA
- a CDS encoding fatty acid desaturase family protein: MYAEVVDEADVQTARRVDRQALAVLTREMSRVSNIKALCALATQWLVIGASIAAVVVVDRWWMWPIAAVLIATRQHAMLALMHEAAHYHFLSNRKVGDVVADLLCAFPLNMTTAGYRHQHMEHHRYVNTDKDPYWANQQVDTSWHFPRTPLRAAAVFLGDALGIYAPNHLKVVLPWTYWGRLLGGANPKISVGEHVRYALYVVALLTVLVTTGAWLHWLLLWVMPTTTVMMAFFRMRALGEHPIDIEPKGDETRETRDVKGTFLENFFVAPLNCNYHLTHHAFPSVPFYNLPVMHEQLDKAGLLEDGVNRFDTYLGKRNSLMGYLTRKPEASAEAMPAAAAPQPQRVRLPLHS; encoded by the coding sequence ATGTACGCCGAAGTCGTTGACGAGGCGGATGTGCAGACAGCGCGACGCGTCGACCGACAAGCGCTCGCCGTGCTCACCCGTGAAATGTCCCGGGTCAGCAACATCAAGGCCCTGTGTGCCCTTGCCACTCAATGGCTGGTCATCGGGGCGTCCATCGCCGCGGTCGTCGTGGTCGACCGTTGGTGGATGTGGCCCATCGCCGCGGTCCTCATCGCCACCCGCCAGCACGCGATGCTGGCGCTGATGCACGAAGCCGCGCACTACCACTTCCTGTCGAACCGCAAGGTGGGCGACGTGGTGGCCGACCTGCTGTGCGCCTTCCCGCTGAACATGACGACGGCGGGCTACCGGCACCAGCACATGGAGCACCACCGCTACGTCAACACGGACAAGGACCCGTACTGGGCCAACCAGCAGGTGGACACGTCCTGGCACTTTCCGCGCACGCCCCTGCGGGCGGCGGCGGTGTTCCTGGGCGACGCGCTGGGCATCTACGCCCCCAACCACCTGAAGGTGGTGCTGCCCTGGACGTACTGGGGCCGGCTGCTGGGCGGCGCGAACCCGAAGATTTCCGTCGGCGAGCACGTCCGCTACGCGCTCTATGTCGTCGCGCTGCTCACCGTGCTGGTGACGACGGGCGCGTGGCTGCACTGGCTCTTGTTGTGGGTGATGCCCACGACGACGGTGATGATGGCCTTCTTCCGGATGCGCGCGCTGGGCGAGCACCCCATCGACATCGAGCCGAAGGGCGACGAGACGCGCGAGACGCGCGATGTGAAGGGCACCTTCCTGGAGAACTTCTTCGTGGCGCCCCTCAACTGCAACTACCACCTCACGCACCACGCGTTCCCGTCCGTGCCCTTCTACAACCTGCCCGTCATGCACGAGCAGCTCGACAAGGCGGGCCTGCTCGAGGACGGCGTGAATCGCTTCGACACGTACCTGGGCAAGCGCAACAGCCTGATGGGCTACCTCACGCGCAAGCCCGAGGCTTCCGCGGAAGCGATGCCCGCCGCCGCCGCGCCCCAGCCTCAGCGCGTCCGGCTGCCCCTGCATTCATAG
- a CDS encoding STAS/SEC14 domain-containing protein, whose product MQQQEWKFGTHQIHHEPPDVLVASFSGMLNLEDMKRAVEIYGIAAQSGPYYLIANIGSSQLQAEARRYLSDNSRAEWFKGCVYVGADMVQQTFGKVISLGMFLTGKTEFRTEFVKTMAEAYTWVAQQRGAHLRKSG is encoded by the coding sequence ATGCAGCAACAGGAATGGAAGTTCGGGACGCACCAGATTCACCACGAGCCGCCTGACGTCCTGGTGGCCTCGTTCAGCGGCATGTTGAATCTGGAGGACATGAAGCGCGCCGTGGAGATTTACGGGATTGCCGCCCAGAGTGGTCCCTACTACTTGATTGCGAATATCGGCAGCTCGCAGCTCCAGGCGGAAGCGCGCCGGTACCTGTCGGACAACAGCCGGGCGGAGTGGTTCAAGGGCTGCGTCTACGTGGGCGCGGACATGGTGCAGCAGACCTTCGGCAAGGTCATCTCGCTGGGCATGTTCCTCACGGGCAAGACGGAGTTCCGCACGGAGTTCGTGAAGACAATGGCGGAGGCGTACACCTGGGTCGCCCAGCAGCGCGGCGCCCACCTGCGCAAGAGCGGCTGA
- a CDS encoding STAS/SEC14 domain-containing protein, which yields MSEKPREWTFGTHRVRIEPPDIAVATFVGPISMDEVKRTCEIYQEVFTLVGPYYILAEIGRAQLDATGRRYLSENNRSEWFKGCVYVGADIVQQTFGKAISLAMLFTGKSSFETTFVKTLEDANTWVQQNRARSQRKAG from the coding sequence ATGTCGGAGAAACCTCGGGAGTGGACGTTCGGCACGCATCGGGTTCGCATCGAGCCCCCCGACATCGCGGTGGCAACCTTCGTGGGTCCCATCTCGATGGATGAGGTGAAGCGCACCTGCGAAATCTACCAGGAGGTCTTCACCCTGGTCGGCCCCTACTACATCCTCGCCGAGATTGGCCGCGCCCAGCTCGACGCCACCGGCCGCCGCTACCTCTCCGAGAACAACCGCAGCGAGTGGTTCAAGGGCTGCGTCTACGTCGGCGCCGACATCGTTCAACAGACCTTCGGCAAGGCCATCTCCCTCGCCATGCTCTTCACCGGCAAGAGCAGCTTCGAGACCACCTTCGTCAAGACGCTCGAGGATGCGAACACCTGGGTCCAGCAGAACCGCGCGCGCAGCCAGCGCAAGGCAGGTTGA
- a CDS encoding ABC transporter substrate-binding protein: MVRTLVFTVVLGLAVSLGQGCQRSPGGGRGAPGATRLVLKYQPLWGPPEPFRELLARFERENPGVTLVTEALPNSSDLAHQFFLTALGGGAEDFDVLIADVVWVPEFARAGWIADLSEAFPPEQVRAEFLPGPVEAAVLEGRTYAVPWYLDVGVLYFRTDLVPRAPRTYAELERFALEARAKVPGLQGFVWQGRQYEGLSCNVYEALWGHGGRALGDGGRVLLDTEAGREALAYLRGLLTSGVSPETVMAFGEEESRRVFQEGRAAFMRNWPYAWGEAQKEGSPIRGKVGMAPLPTVEGVPGFGALGGYQLAVNAHVSPERKKLAARLIAHLTSHEANLVLAAHYGRNPPRKAVYDDPRLKEQAPFIASLREMVERARSRPATPYYNLIADVLQSEFSAAVAGLRTPKDALQRVQRQVDHLTGEDR, translated from the coding sequence ATGGTCCGGACGCTCGTGTTCACAGTCGTGCTGGGGCTCGCGGTGTCGTTGGGGCAGGGGTGCCAGCGCTCGCCTGGAGGGGGACGAGGTGCGCCGGGCGCGACGCGGCTGGTGTTGAAGTATCAGCCGCTGTGGGGGCCGCCGGAGCCCTTCCGCGAGCTGCTCGCGCGCTTCGAGCGGGAGAACCCCGGGGTGACGCTCGTCACGGAGGCGCTGCCGAACTCCTCGGACCTGGCGCACCAGTTCTTCCTCACGGCGTTGGGAGGCGGGGCCGAGGACTTCGACGTGCTCATCGCGGACGTGGTGTGGGTGCCGGAGTTCGCGCGCGCGGGCTGGATTGCGGACCTGTCGGAGGCGTTTCCACCCGAGCAGGTGAGGGCCGAGTTCCTGCCGGGCCCGGTGGAGGCCGCGGTGCTGGAGGGCCGCACGTACGCGGTGCCGTGGTACCTGGACGTGGGGGTGCTGTACTTCCGCACGGACCTGGTGCCTCGGGCGCCGCGCACGTACGCGGAGCTGGAGCGCTTCGCATTGGAGGCGCGGGCGAAGGTTCCCGGGCTGCAGGGTTTCGTGTGGCAGGGGCGGCAGTACGAGGGGCTGAGCTGCAATGTCTATGAAGCGCTGTGGGGGCACGGCGGGCGGGCGCTGGGGGACGGCGGGCGTGTGTTGTTGGACACGGAGGCGGGACGCGAGGCGTTGGCGTACCTGCGAGGCCTGCTGACGAGCGGCGTGTCGCCGGAGACGGTGATGGCGTTCGGTGAGGAGGAGTCGCGGCGTGTGTTTCAGGAGGGGCGGGCGGCGTTCATGCGCAACTGGCCCTATGCGTGGGGAGAGGCGCAGAAGGAGGGCTCGCCGATTCGGGGCAAGGTGGGGATGGCGCCGTTGCCGACGGTGGAGGGCGTGCCTGGGTTTGGAGCGCTGGGGGGATATCAGCTCGCGGTGAACGCGCATGTGTCGCCGGAGCGGAAGAAGCTGGCGGCGAGGCTCATCGCGCACCTGACGTCGCACGAGGCGAACCTGGTGCTGGCGGCGCATTACGGGCGCAATCCACCGCGGAAGGCTGTCTATGACGACCCGAGGCTGAAGGAGCAGGCGCCGTTCATCGCGAGCCTGCGGGAGATGGTGGAGCGAGCGCGGTCCCGGCCGGCGACGCCCTACTACAACCTCATCGCGGATGTGTTGCAGAGCGAGTTCTCCGCGGCGGTAGCGGGCCTGCGCACGCCCAAGGACGCGCTCCAGCGGGTCCAGCGTCAGGTGGACCACCTCACGGGGGAGGACCGATGA
- a CDS encoding carbohydrate ABC transporter permease, translating to MEKRVEEPRVLEPVRTRGRRGSLERERRQAYWLVAPAVGVLAGVALYPILAAMWLSLHRFILVFGEKRFVGWGNYAYLLGDARFWSALGNTAYFTLVAVTVELLLAVPLALLLQRAFPGRGLLRAAVLVPWAIPTVVSARLWAWMFNPDSGLINRLLLGADINWLGSPGYALHAAILVDVWKTTPFVALLVLAGLQGISEDIYRAARVDGASAWRTFRSITLPLLKPALLLALLFRSLDAFRVFDAIYVLTEGGPANTTETLSIYAYKTLMRSGDFGYGSTLSVATFICVVVLAAVWLRLLGREEAAR from the coding sequence ATGGAGAAGCGGGTCGAGGAGCCTCGTGTGTTGGAGCCAGTGCGGACGCGAGGAAGGCGCGGCTCGTTGGAGCGGGAGCGGAGACAGGCGTACTGGCTGGTGGCGCCGGCGGTGGGGGTGCTGGCGGGCGTGGCGCTGTATCCGATTCTCGCGGCGATGTGGCTGAGCCTGCACCGCTTCATCCTGGTGTTTGGGGAGAAGCGCTTCGTGGGGTGGGGGAACTACGCGTACCTGTTGGGGGATGCGCGGTTCTGGTCGGCGCTGGGGAACACGGCGTACTTCACCCTGGTGGCGGTGACGGTGGAGCTGTTGCTCGCGGTGCCGCTGGCGCTGCTGCTCCAGCGCGCGTTTCCGGGGCGAGGGTTGTTGCGCGCGGCGGTGCTGGTGCCGTGGGCGATACCCACGGTGGTCAGCGCGCGGCTGTGGGCGTGGATGTTCAATCCGGACTCGGGGCTCATCAACCGGCTGTTGTTGGGGGCGGACATCAACTGGCTGGGGTCGCCGGGGTATGCGTTGCACGCGGCCATCCTGGTGGACGTGTGGAAGACGACGCCCTTCGTCGCGCTGCTGGTGCTGGCGGGGCTGCAGGGGATTTCCGAGGACATCTATCGGGCGGCGCGAGTGGACGGGGCTTCGGCGTGGCGGACGTTCCGCTCCATCACGTTGCCGTTGCTGAAGCCGGCGCTGCTGTTGGCGTTGCTGTTCCGTTCGCTGGATGCGTTCCGGGTGTTCGACGCCATCTATGTGCTGACGGAAGGGGGGCCCGCGAACACGACGGAGACGCTGAGCATCTACGCGTACAAGACGCTGATGCGCTCGGGGGACTTCGGGTACGGGAGCACGTTGTCCGTGGCCACGTTCATCTGTGTGGTGGTGCTGGCGGCGGTGTGGCTGCGGTTGTTGGGGCGAGAGGAGGCGGCGCGATGA
- a CDS encoding carbohydrate ABC transporter permease, with product MKPRVGVGTALAVVAFLTFFLGPFLWQVLTSLWPDGELTRPWPSHLTLESYVSVLWGRPFLRVVLNSLVVAALTTAFCLVVGAAAAFALAKLEFRGKGLLLSAALAVSMFPPIATVSPLYLILRAVGLRDSLVGLALPYATFALPLTLWVLTSFFKQLPDELYRAARVDGCTPFQAFRRVLLPLAAPGLATTAILVFIFSWNEFLYALTFLTTPEKRTVPVAISLFASEHREPWGEIAAASVVATLPLVVLTVLFQRRIVSGLTAGAVKE from the coding sequence ATGAAGCCTCGCGTGGGAGTGGGGACGGCGCTGGCGGTGGTGGCGTTCCTGACGTTCTTCCTGGGGCCGTTCCTCTGGCAGGTGCTGACGAGCCTGTGGCCGGACGGGGAGCTGACCCGGCCGTGGCCGTCGCACCTGACGTTGGAGAGCTACGTGAGCGTGTTGTGGGGGCGGCCGTTCCTGCGCGTGGTGTTGAACTCGCTGGTGGTGGCGGCGCTGACGACGGCGTTCTGCCTGGTGGTGGGCGCGGCGGCGGCGTTCGCGTTGGCGAAGCTGGAGTTTCGAGGCAAGGGGCTGTTGTTGAGCGCGGCGCTGGCGGTGAGCATGTTCCCGCCGATTGCGACGGTGAGCCCGCTGTACCTCATCCTGCGCGCGGTGGGGTTGAGGGACTCGCTGGTGGGGCTGGCGTTGCCCTACGCGACGTTCGCGCTGCCGTTGACGCTGTGGGTGCTGACGTCGTTCTTCAAGCAGCTCCCGGATGAGCTGTATCGCGCGGCGCGAGTGGACGGGTGCACGCCGTTCCAGGCGTTCCGGCGGGTGTTGTTGCCGCTGGCGGCGCCGGGGTTGGCGACGACGGCGATCCTGGTGTTCATCTTCTCGTGGAACGAGTTCCTGTATGCACTGACGTTCCTGACGACACCGGAGAAGCGGACGGTGCCGGTGGCCATCAGCCTGTTCGCGAGCGAGCATCGGGAGCCGTGGGGGGAGATTGCCGCCGCGTCCGTGGTGGCCACGCTGCCCTTGGTGGTGCTGACGGTGCTGTTCCAGCGGAGGATTGTGTCTGGCCTCACCGCGGGGGCGGTGAAGGAATAG
- a CDS encoding serine/threonine-protein kinase, whose protein sequence is MKLLERGGMGEVFEAIHEPSGQRVAVKRLLPEASLEPHLVSRFLQERRLLVDLDIPDVVRAFHGDEQSDQLFLVMELLEGQSMRQWMAQYQGPVPREEALAFCSQVARVMSKVHERNIVHRDLKPENVFLCPDESAGSGRRTKVLDFGIAKLPPMVEDERAATQVHTHDSVLMGTHYYSAPEQIRSAAAVTGAADVYSLGVMLFELLVGKKPFDSQEMVEVIAAHLEQEAPHLGQCVPSIPGALSTFVASMLAKAPEGRPTMARCSDMLGRPWMWAQDTCPVPGLAAFSELQAELFFGRKKDTEALLDSLNEARLGSRRWVQLEGQSGVGKSSLLQAGVLPRLEGPGPSGAPRWCVAVARPSYEPLRSLAQALAKAFQTLDAEGVEQRLRGGPEALRTLVVEHVPKEALLLLVVDPLEELFTSGAAERLVLDGLLANALSGEDCRLRLLTSLRSDFVHRLELLPGVSQLLHRAARYPLLPMDEGTLVTVVRDMAKQAGLRLSDGLEMRMARDAKGEGGGLPLLGHALRSLWATSGGAQLTHQHYDRMGGVGGALSQQAEELLASLGEKGLERAKWLLLGLVQVGRGAPDTRRPRARRELLREAGGDELAEAILLRLSGHSAAKAGESGPRLVVLSGEPEPEAQRVDLVHETLLQRVGSLVRWLDEERRRLELRANLEDTARHWEEAGRPSDGLPQGTLLAQYKEGGAGGRGISARAESFLLASTQMERRAGTMRRARVVAASLAMCAMLFVTVRAESERQRADKNLIHVLDTANEIVSDADWELSWIPHTLEVRRSLLRELASTVQGLQEEDPQRHEVLGVRVDTAHRQADVEFLNGSLRAAERHLETARELLRQASQRGFVEEDHRMQWALNHSKQGKVDMAAGRLKEARFHFVQSDRFFDEQRANSPPSLEGNRGAAVSIGEKAELEFKEGRPREAIRLFGQALSLFSKVDPKYGASLHAESLGHQAEVLRREGRVEESRRQLDEAVGLLRPEVEAHPWDQHRRLMLARVLVWNARLAADEARWSDADASYREAVRMGVELRAGEKDSKRFALVLAEALLGLEQLEARRGKLTPEPWRADRCALVQEFIKQDAEDVRFKALACEEGATR, encoded by the coding sequence TTGAAGCTTCTCGAACGCGGCGGCATGGGGGAGGTCTTCGAGGCCATCCACGAACCCTCGGGCCAGCGGGTGGCGGTGAAGCGGCTGCTCCCCGAGGCGTCCCTGGAGCCACACCTCGTGTCGCGCTTCCTGCAGGAGCGGCGGCTGTTGGTGGACCTCGACATCCCGGATGTGGTGCGTGCCTTCCATGGCGACGAACAGTCCGACCAGTTGTTCCTGGTCATGGAGCTGCTCGAAGGGCAGTCGATGCGCCAGTGGATGGCGCAGTACCAGGGGCCCGTGCCGCGTGAGGAGGCTCTGGCGTTCTGCTCACAGGTGGCGAGGGTGATGTCGAAGGTGCATGAGCGGAACATCGTCCACCGGGACCTGAAGCCGGAGAATGTCTTCCTCTGTCCCGATGAGAGTGCCGGGTCAGGGCGTCGCACCAAGGTGTTGGACTTTGGCATCGCCAAGCTGCCTCCCATGGTGGAGGACGAACGTGCCGCCACCCAGGTTCACACCCACGACTCGGTGTTGATGGGGACGCACTACTACTCGGCCCCGGAGCAAATCCGGAGCGCGGCCGCGGTGACAGGTGCGGCGGATGTCTACTCCCTGGGGGTGATGCTCTTCGAGTTGCTGGTGGGAAAGAAGCCCTTCGACTCGCAGGAGATGGTGGAGGTCATCGCCGCGCACCTGGAGCAGGAGGCTCCGCACTTGGGGCAGTGCGTGCCGTCGATACCGGGCGCGCTCTCCACGTTCGTTGCCTCCATGTTGGCGAAGGCCCCGGAGGGGCGGCCGACGATGGCGCGGTGCAGCGACATGCTCGGACGCCCGTGGATGTGGGCGCAGGACACCTGCCCCGTCCCTGGGTTGGCCGCTTTCAGCGAGCTGCAGGCGGAGCTGTTCTTCGGACGCAAGAAGGACACTGAAGCGCTTCTGGATTCCTTGAACGAGGCTCGACTCGGCTCGCGCCGCTGGGTGCAGTTGGAAGGGCAGAGTGGAGTCGGAAAGTCCTCGCTGCTTCAGGCCGGCGTGTTGCCCAGGCTCGAGGGGCCCGGTCCCTCGGGAGCGCCTCGATGGTGTGTGGCTGTTGCCCGGCCTTCGTACGAGCCGCTGCGGAGTCTCGCGCAGGCACTTGCGAAGGCCTTCCAGACCTTGGATGCGGAGGGCGTGGAGCAGAGGCTTCGAGGCGGTCCCGAGGCACTGCGGACACTGGTTGTCGAGCATGTGCCCAAGGAGGCCTTGCTCCTGTTGGTGGTGGACCCGTTGGAAGAACTCTTCACGTCCGGCGCGGCTGAGCGGCTGGTGTTGGATGGGCTGCTGGCGAACGCGCTGTCTGGAGAGGATTGTCGACTGCGGTTGCTGACGAGCCTTCGCAGTGACTTCGTGCACCGGCTCGAGCTGCTTCCGGGGGTGTCTCAACTGCTTCATCGCGCCGCTCGATATCCCTTGTTGCCCATGGACGAGGGAACGCTGGTGACGGTGGTCCGTGACATGGCGAAGCAAGCGGGTCTGCGGCTGAGCGATGGGCTCGAGATGCGGATGGCTCGGGATGCGAAGGGAGAGGGTGGGGGGCTGCCGTTGCTGGGGCACGCGCTGCGCTCATTGTGGGCGACGAGTGGCGGCGCGCAGCTGACCCACCAGCACTATGACCGAATGGGAGGCGTAGGCGGGGCTCTGTCACAGCAGGCCGAGGAGCTCCTCGCGTCGCTGGGGGAGAAGGGGCTCGAGCGTGCGAAGTGGCTGTTGTTGGGGTTGGTGCAGGTGGGGCGTGGCGCACCGGATACGCGACGGCCTCGTGCCCGGCGCGAGTTGTTGCGGGAGGCTGGTGGGGATGAATTGGCCGAGGCGATTCTGCTGCGGTTGAGCGGGCACTCAGCGGCGAAGGCCGGTGAGTCTGGGCCGCGGCTGGTGGTGCTGTCTGGGGAGCCGGAGCCGGAGGCACAGCGCGTGGACCTGGTCCACGAGACGCTGTTGCAGCGTGTCGGCTCGCTCGTGCGGTGGTTGGACGAGGAGCGGCGGCGATTGGAGCTTCGTGCGAACCTGGAGGACACCGCGAGACATTGGGAGGAGGCGGGGCGGCCCTCGGATGGACTGCCTCAGGGCACTCTGCTCGCGCAGTACAAAGAAGGGGGCGCCGGTGGTCGAGGCATCAGTGCTCGTGCCGAGTCCTTTCTTCTGGCTTCGACTCAGATGGAGCGGCGGGCGGGGACGATGCGCCGTGCGCGGGTGGTCGCGGCTTCCCTGGCGATGTGCGCGATGCTCTTCGTCACGGTCCGCGCGGAGAGCGAGCGGCAGCGGGCGGACAAGAACCTCATCCATGTCCTCGATACGGCGAACGAAATCGTTTCGGATGCCGACTGGGAGCTGAGCTGGATCCCCCATACCTTGGAGGTCCGGCGCTCCTTGCTGCGTGAACTCGCGAGCACCGTGCAAGGGCTTCAGGAGGAAGACCCTCAGAGGCATGAGGTTCTCGGAGTGAGGGTGGATACTGCTCACCGTCAGGCGGATGTGGAGTTCTTGAACGGTTCACTCCGCGCCGCGGAGCGCCATCTGGAGACGGCCCGAGAGCTTCTGCGCCAGGCCTCGCAGAGAGGTTTCGTGGAAGAGGACCACCGAATGCAGTGGGCGCTCAATCACTCGAAGCAGGGCAAGGTCGACATGGCGGCGGGACGGTTGAAGGAGGCGAGGTTTCACTTCGTTCAATCGGACAGGTTCTTCGATGAGCAGCGAGCCAACTCACCTCCCTCTCTCGAGGGGAATCGAGGCGCGGCCGTCAGCATCGGAGAGAAGGCGGAGCTGGAGTTCAAAGAGGGACGGCCACGGGAAGCCATCCGGCTGTTCGGCCAGGCCCTGTCACTGTTCTCCAAGGTTGATCCCAAGTACGGGGCTTCGCTCCATGCCGAGTCCCTGGGGCATCAGGCGGAGGTGCTGCGTCGAGAGGGGCGGGTCGAAGAGTCCAGGCGTCAGTTGGATGAAGCAGTGGGGCTCTTGCGGCCCGAAGTGGAGGCCCATCCATGGGACCAACACCGCAGGTTGATGCTCGCGCGGGTGCTCGTGTGGAACGCGCGACTCGCGGCAGACGAGGCGAGATGGTCGGACGCGGATGCGAGCTATCGCGAGGCAGTGAGGATGGGCGTGGAGTTGCGCGCTGGAGAAAAGGATAGCAAGCGGTTTGCCTTGGTCCTCGCGGAGGCGCTGCTGGGGCTCGAGCAGTTGGAAGCGCGACGAGGCAAGCTGACTCCCGAGCCCTGGCGCGCGGACCGCTGTGCGCTTGTTCAAGAGTTCATCAAGCAGGACGCGGAGGACGTGCGCTTCAAGGCATTGGCGTGCGAAGAGGGAGCCACTCGGTGA
- a CDS encoding RNA polymerase sigma factor → MQMREFSMSKVPFEELLARVRDGDTLARNELLRLCMEKVGVLVGETKNKAMAEKIGARLSDISQDSLLKVFQHLDSFHGKTEREFWSWLARIVKNEATQTYRHSTRQRRDVTETIPLDTEDALAVKSRERSPSQVTAHQEEWRRLLAAFSWLAEREPDQHQVLYMFYLEELPVKAIEAALGKTQKSVEGLMKRGSRALRSYMAQEPDENGSLTPEVAAMRNEADAAYCRYLRRCEAGEKVDVEAFVAECPSCAEELRGMLQWMPRLRALDPSRNS, encoded by the coding sequence ATGCAAATGCGTGAGTTCTCGATGTCGAAGGTGCCCTTCGAGGAACTGCTGGCCCGGGTTCGCGATGGCGACACCCTGGCGCGAAACGAACTGTTGCGCCTCTGCATGGAGAAGGTGGGCGTGTTGGTGGGGGAGACAAAGAACAAGGCCATGGCGGAGAAGATCGGCGCCCGGCTCTCGGACATCTCCCAAGACTCCCTCCTGAAAGTGTTCCAGCACCTGGACAGCTTCCATGGAAAGACCGAGCGCGAGTTCTGGTCCTGGCTGGCTCGCATCGTGAAGAACGAAGCCACTCAGACCTATCGACACAGCACCCGCCAGCGGAGAGATGTCACGGAGACGATTCCCCTGGATACGGAGGATGCCCTGGCAGTGAAGTCCCGGGAGCGCAGCCCCAGCCAGGTGACTGCGCATCAAGAGGAGTGGCGGCGCTTGCTCGCGGCTTTCAGTTGGCTCGCGGAGCGGGAGCCGGACCAGCACCAGGTCTTGTACATGTTCTACCTGGAGGAACTCCCGGTGAAGGCCATCGAGGCCGCCCTGGGCAAGACGCAGAAGTCCGTGGAGGGCCTCATGAAGCGAGGTTCTCGGGCGTTGCGAAGCTACATGGCCCAGGAGCCGGATGAAAACGGCTCGCTGACTCCCGAGGTCGCCGCGATGCGGAACGAAGCCGATGCGGCCTACTGCCGTTATCTCCGGCGCTGCGAAGCGGGTGAGAAGGTGGATGTGGAGGCGTTCGTGGCGGAGTGCCCCTCCTGTGCGGAGGAGCTGCGGGGCATGCTGCAGTGGATGCCGAGGTTGCGCGCGTTGGACCCGTCCAGGAACTCCTGA